The Methanofollis sp. UBA420 genome contains a region encoding:
- a CDS encoding ferritin family protein has translation MLKLDMYREILSQAIDKEVEAYVFYESVQEKVKDTNLKALFGELAEEEKQHRKLLEGYLSGKTGELHFDESKDYKVSSTFERPQPTTDMKPLDGLKYAIKREEDAMEMYEQFAELSTDQAQKRVFVELAKMERGHKARLEDLYTEMAFVEAW, from the coding sequence ATGCTGAAACTTGATATGTACAGGGAAATCCTGTCCCAGGCAATCGACAAAGAAGTCGAGGCATATGTCTTCTACGAGTCGGTCCAGGAGAAGGTGAAAGACACAAACCTGAAGGCGCTCTTCGGGGAACTTGCCGAAGAGGAGAAGCAGCACAGGAAACTTCTGGAGGGCTATCTCTCCGGAAAGACCGGCGAACTCCACTTCGACGAGTCGAAGGACTACAAGGTCTCGTCCACCTTCGAGCGCCCGCAACCGACGACCGACATGAAGCCCCTTGACGGCCTGAAATATGCCATCAAGAGGGAAGAGGACGCCATGGAGATGTACGAACAGTTTGCCGAACTCAGCACCGACCAGGCCCAGAAGCGGGTCTTCGTCGAACTGGCGAAGATGGAGAGGGGACACAAGGCGCGGCTCGAAGACCTCTATACAGAGATGGCCTTTGTCGAGGCCTGGTAA